The Prochlorococcus marinus XMU1419 nucleotide sequence TGAAGTTGATGACGCTATTTCACTAGAAATAAGAGAAGGAAATAAAAAAAATTTATGGATACATATTAGTAATCCATGCAAACTCTTTTTACATGGCTCTAATGTTGATTTAAATGCAAGAAAGAGAAATAGCAGTTTATATTTAATTGATCAATATGTCCCAATGCTACCTAATGATATTCTTGAAAAGGCAAATCTAGCTCAAAATAAAGTTTCAGAAACTATTAGTGCATCAATAGAATTCAATGACGATGGTTCAATACAAAATTATGAAATATTGGAAGCAATTATAAAACCGAAATACCAATTAACATATGAAGATGCCAATGAAATATTGGAACTAGAACCTAAAGAAGAAAGTGAATTAGTAGAAATTAAAAATTTATTAGAAAAAAGTATTGAATTTAGAAAACAACAAGGTGCAATTATTTTTGATAATCCTAATAGTAAAATTAAATTGTATAAGGATAAAATTATAATAAATAAATTAGAGAAAACAATATCACAAATTATTGTTGCTGAATCAATGATATTAATGGGATACGTAACAAGTTTATTTATAAATAAATATAATTTAGCGGCCGCATTTAGAATTCAAAAAATAAATTGCAATCCAAACGAAATACTAGGTAGATATAAA carries:
- a CDS encoding ribonuclease catalytic domain-containing protein, encoding MKDLTNLKTYIIDSDDPHEVDDAISLEIREGNKKNLWIHISNPCKLFLHGSNVDLNARKRNSSLYLIDQYVPMLPNDILEKANLAQNKVSETISASIEFNDDGSIQNYEILEAIIKPKYQLTYEDANEILELEPKEESELVEIKNLLEKSIEFRKQQGAIIFDNPNSKIKLYKDKIIINKLEKTISQIIVAESMILMGYVTSLFINKYNLAAAFRIQKINCNPNEILGRYKDSKIKYLILKQYMGRSYITTVPDKHESLGLKMYVQCTSPLRRYLDLIIQRQVYNKINNYEFLSFNSISEIIDYSKNRQVENNNILKNDKLKHLSLFFMNENKPFYKIIFVKWINYKRNIALVYFEEYSLEILITLFVSIELYSNKVYKVKYSINDNNLLEFIY